In Salmo salar chromosome ssa03, Ssal_v3.1, whole genome shotgun sequence, a single genomic region encodes these proteins:
- the LOC100195113 gene encoding EH domain-containing protein 3 produces the protein MSGKIKSRIAANADSSGSVSCDERILRDCHQLYIDADSGLVAVAQSVGVTLLAPRKKITVMLMGNHSAGKSSFINWYVEEHIQRTGVAIETQGFSFVTSGRKRESLTGNATLHLYPHFKPLHELKGVSEYLGTEICTSRQKRFSLVTFVDSPGLVDGDMKYPFDVDQAIMWLGELCDLILVFFDPMGQALCKRTLNIVEKLNEKHGDRLRFYLSKADEAGGESDRQRVMMQIVQELCKRPGLNKCGFDMPTIYVPNPNKPSRCVNQIEEACRTIEKTINQTVQNTLNSLEKDCELITKAIGDTLSHDRQTSVENRRARCKGCVLALLGFSVPFMLMAALVLGSLSRELLEMALGHDGIEALSLYLTPVVRVFDSMSVEYQLYSCGGLIFLSFILLILARFSFRTRPTLSGRQKRQLQEKLDYVQEVVKTKKKKLYEEYLRQSVGDQDMD, from the exons GGCTGGTAGCAGTGGCCCAGTCAGTTGGCGTGACTCTGCTGGCACCCAGGAAAAAGATCACGGTCATGTTGATGGGCAACCACTCTGCCGGCAAGAGCTCCTTCATCAACTG GTATGTGGAGGAACACATCCAGCGTACAGGAGTGGCCATTGAGACGCAAGGCTTCAGCTTTGTCACCAGTGGGCGCAAGAGAGAGTCTCTCACA GGAAATGCCACGCTGCACCTTTACCCACACTTCAAACCTCTACACGAGCTCAAAG GTGTGTCTGAGTACCTGGGTACTGAGATCTGCACGTCGCGGCAAAAGCGCTTCAGCCTGGTGACGTTTGTGGACTCTCCTGGCCTGGTGGACGGGGACATGAAGTACCCTTTCGATGTGGACCAGGCCATCATGTGGCTGG GCGAGCTGTGTGACCTCATCCTGGTGTTCTTTGACCCCATGGGCCAGGCGCTGTGCAAACGCACCCTCAACATCGTGGAGAAGCTCAACGAGAAGCACGGTGACCGTCTGCGCTTCTACCTCAGCAAGGCCGACGAGGCCGGGGGAGAGTCggacagacag AGGGTGATGATGCAGATTGTCCAGGAGCTGTGCAAGCGGCCGGGACTCAACAAGTGTGGCTTTGACATGCCTACCATCTATGTCCCCAACCCCAACAAG CCCAGTCGCTGTGTGAACCAGATTGAGGAAGCATGTCGCACCATCGAGAAGACCATCAACCAGACGGTCCAGAACACACTCAACTCACTAGAGAAGGACTGTGAGCTCATCACTAAGGCCATTGGAGATACACTCAGCCACGACAG gcAGACCAGTGTAGAGAACCGGCGGGCGCGCTGTAAGGGCTGTGTGTTGGCTCTTCTGGGCTTCAGTGTGCCCTTCATGCTGATGGCAGCCCTGGTGCTGGGCAGCCTCTCCAGAGAGCTGCTAGAGATGGCCCTGGGGCATGACGGCATCGaggccctctctctctacctg ACTCCTGTAGTGAGAGTGTTTGACTCCATGTCCGTGGAGTACCAGCTGTACAGTTGTGGTGGACTCATCTTCCTCTCCTTCATACTCCTCATCCTTGCTCGCTTCTCCTTCAG aactCGGCCCACTCTCTCTGGCCGACAGAAGAGGCAGCTACAGGAAAAGCTGGATTATGTGCAGGAGGTGGTAAAGACCAagaag aAGAAGCTCTATGAGGAATACCTTCGCCAGAGTGTGGGTGATCAAGATATGGACTGA